In Alnus glutinosa chromosome 7, dhAlnGlut1.1, whole genome shotgun sequence, the sequence TTTGGTATTCATGCTAAGAATTCATAGAATCACGACATTCATTTgatgtattttcttttaatttatgtttatccGCATTGATCTGGTTGTTTTGAAGCTTATTACTGGTTTGTCCAACCCTTTATTGTTGTTCTTACTGTAGCTCATCTTTGCTGtacttaaaaagaataaaaaaaaaagaaagaaggaaaagtaaaagaaaaagaaaaagaaaaaggggaaaatgAATAGCTTGCTTCGGACTGGTCCAACTTCTTCTTCGATCTTACATGGATATAATAGTAAGGGGCTATTTGGGCTATTATAAATAGGTCCATATTGTAACAGAAGAGAGGATGAAAAAGTATAGTCCTGTTTAGTTAGATATTTGTAATCGGAGATTTGGTCATCTCGAATAGCCCAGAACAGTTCTTGTTCAAATTCAGTACAATTCCATCATATTCAGTTCATATTTCCACTACATTCTATCTCTCAACTTCATTGTCAATTCCAAATTCGTATCCATTACCCATCCATCGatctataataaaaaatacataaagaAACTACATTAGCTATGAGAGGGACAATTCCTCCTATATATGGCTAtgagattgaaaattttatggGAAAATTGAcggatagaaatttcctacaaactggtttgtaggaaatttcatacaattcatatataatattgacatgtgtcatttggcatgtgagaaacacatattgttttaatagaatatgcttctcacatgctattttactagcattaatagaaaaatatgtacttctcacatgtttaaaagacacatgtcactcttatatttGGATTGTacgaaatttcctacaaaccagtttgtaggaaatttctgtccggAAAAGAGTACCTGTATCATGTTGATGGGCTCTTTCGCTCTCTATTTTTGGCCAATGTTCATTTGTTTTACGGTTGTGTTAGTAAGCCTCGTCAAAATTTCTTGAGTTGAGTATCCAAATTCGAACAGATAAAGATTTACAgcaattatttgtccgaattgttagtaatttaagacttatttattaaaataaattttaggttgTCCGATCACCTATTCGGAAAGATGGGTTCCATATAAAGTTTCTCACATTATCTGCCTAAATTGTTAGCAATTGAATTTCTGTAAATCCCAATTCCAAATGGAACTTATTTAATTAGGAATATGGATGATGGCTTTCATATTTATGATaagttaagattttattttattgatacgTATAAATAGAACAGGGACTCTGAGTTGGTTGATCTGCAAGAAAGAGCTAGTTATCATCTTACATAAGGCTACCAACGGATTCTTTGGCATGCAGGATGATACAAATCAATACATGTACGTGGAACTTCATATAATTTTCTTAACAACTTATAGTAACAACAATATGTATTTAGAGCCGAAAACAAAGATCCATTTTGACGGGAAGTACTTGCTAGAGCACCGCCAACGGCAGTGACCGATCAAAGCTACTCCGAAGCGCTCTGGCTCTACcggacttcttcttcttcaggtCCCCCATTTCCGTCTCTTTCGCGGCAAGCTTTTTGTTTCCGAACGGAACCGGGCCGGATGCTGGAACCAGTATCATATTATCTTTGGTAGCGCCGCCATGGATGAGGATTCTTGTGACACCAATGTAGTGCAGAGATTCAGCTATTTGTAGCGGAGTCACGCCCTTGTTGGTTCGCGCTTCCACATCAGCTCCCTTCTTTACAAGCAACTCTATCACTTCAGTTTGTCCGGACTCCACCGCGCAGTGCAAAGCTGTGTAACCATCTTCGTCTTTAGCATCAATATCAATACCTCTCTCGATTAGAGCTCGCACTGCATTGATTTTCCCTTTAAACGAGGCTCTATGCAGTGCAGTCCATCCATGTTGGTCTCTCCCATTAATGGCTGCGCCGTTCTCAACAAGCCTTTGGATTGTTCTTACTTCGCCCTTTCGAGCAGCAACACATAGACTGTCTCCGAGCTTGAGCGCATCGAAAAGCCGGTTTTGTCCGTGCTCCGCTGCAACTTCGTATGCCGTTTTTCCGATCCGGTTTCGAATGTCTTTGTTGGCTCCCTTTTGTAGCAAAAGCTTCACCATCTGCTCGTCGCCTAAGCTTGCGGCTATGTGTAATGGCGTGTCACCtgctaaaatataaattaaattattaaattcatcaatttttgtaagtttaagcttttgtaTCAGTGGTGATCCTAAGtcgagtgttagaatatatatgaaACGATTAAATTCATATAAGCTTAAGGTTTTGAAATAAGTAATCACCTTGTCGGGCGTTACAGACATCAGCCCTCGCACCGCTTGCCAACAAAAGCCTCGCGCACTCCTTTCTTCCCTCTTCGACGGCGAGGTGTAAAGCCGTGTTCCCGTCGTTCGTGAGCGCGTCCACATTAGCCCCCTTGAGTAATAGAAGCCTCAACACATCAACGTGACCCTCGCCGGCCGCAAGATGAATCGGACCCGAAGCAGCGGACTTCGACCGTTCTGTACTAGCTCGATGAGCCAATAATAGCTCCACTATCAGGGATTCTCCGGCGACCGTTGCCGCCTCAAGCGGGCTCGACCCTGAACGGCTTTGAGCCTCCACGTCCGGCTCAAATTCCAGAAGTAACTGGACAAGATCGGCTCGACTCTGAGCAATTGCTAAGTGAAGTAACGTTTGGCCATGCACGTCCACCGAGTCCACCGCCCTCGAATCGACTTCACTACTCTCAAGAACATCCCGAATTTCATCCATAGAACCATCGGCCACAAGCTGAGCCAAAACTGGCGAGCCGACGAACATGATTTTTATGCCGCTGTCTATAAAAACTTGCTTCTTCTTGGTCGTGAACCAGTCGTTTGGGACAGCATCAAACCCAGACGAAGGTTCCTTAATGGCCGCTCCCGGAACCACCACGCTATGCAAAAGGAAGGAGTCATCGCAGTGAGGGAACGAGTGTGGAAGATTCGAGCCCGGCGGGAGATGATAAACAATCTCTATAGTTAACGTGGCGAGAGGAGATATAATCCCGGCCTGTGGCCTGACAGTGTAACGGGTCTTGATCAACGGCTGAAGCCGGAAGGCGACCGGCATGGTGTACATGACGTTCCGCAACGTGAGCTCGCCGGAACATTTCTGGCCGTGTTCGATACGGATAGGGACGAGGTTTGAGGGCTCTAAGCTTATAAGCCTGTCCATCGATCTTTACGTACGTTCAAATGGTGGGTTTTGGAGGAAAAGGAAGACCCATGAATTGAAGGGGGTTCGATCGAGGAAGACGAAAGGAAGTGAAGGAGAAGGTTTCGTCGGTGTATTTTAAGGGAAGGGAAATGGCCGGCCACAAGGAGAAATTGCCAAGTGGGGGGTGTTGAAAACAATGCTGAATTGTTCTATTCGGCGTCTCAACTGCATAACTCCAAGGACAGTTGTGTAGGTTAAAGCAACAGAGAATCGATTCGGAGATGCTTCTGCCAAGTCCATTTCATTGCTATTAGCCTATTACTATTATTACTGTACTCTATATAATATTAGTTTACAAAAAGCcactttgttctttttgttccaCCAATGTATGCTCacattaaataattatttattttttgatataaCGAATTAAGTGGGATCGAGGCATATTATGGGCATGGTCAAGTTGGACTAGCTAAAGGTTATTTTgattatttgtaataaaaattagcaAAAAATAGCCCATTCACCtagttattttaactaaaaaaaaattaattgctaGAAGTTGGGATATTTGAAAAGGCCTTAACAAGAATAATATTTGAGAGACAATATCGTTCAAAGTTaagataacaaataaaaaaaaattaattatttaattaatatgctAAAAAATATGAACCCAAACAAAAATTTGAGATTATtcaaaagtagaagaaaattataaataatttgttttttttttttttgggggggggggggggggggttggaaAAGCCTTAACAAGAATGAATAAAGAAAGACAATCATTTGGTCGGGGGCAAGAGTAGGGACAAAAGCACAAAACCAACAGTATCACTGTAGAGAAATGCTATagcattttctggtgtttttCTAGTGTTCTCTTAccttttaattacatctatatccttttggatggcatagatgtaatttttgaacaacaaaaattacatttatgctaTCCCATAAGAATATTAGGAGAATACCagaagatgctctagcattcctcatcGTTATATCAGTTGTTAGATTTGGTCCCGTGGATTTATTCTTTGTCGCATTgggttttattgtttgttttgagCAAACGtgagaaacaaaagaaatcagACAACGTCATCATTAACTTCACTAACCACCACTATTTTTTATGTGTTTATCaaattggtttatttatttattttttcattcgCTTTGGCCAAAGACCATAAATCTAGCTCGGCCACTTGGAGCCATTTGGTTTGGCAAAATTCTAAGCTTGAGGTTGAGGGTCCCCTCTAAAGTCTAAatacatttcttttctttcttcttttgcttcttcttggtttctttaataatttttttttgacgtgATTAACTGGATATATGATAGTAAGATGATAATTCTGATTTAGCTTTGAGCAATTAATGGCAACATTTCTGTTAAATGAATGGAGtgagtaattttaaaatccGGTTGTTTCACAAACGTTAATTTTTCATAGTTGAATATAGGCTTGACAATTTGGGTTGACGGGTCAGGTTCGTCTCAATGCAACCGACTCGTTTACACAAACGAGTCTAACACGAATttgacccgattattaatcgggttaaAACTTATAGCTATAACTCGAATACGACCCGATTGTGAACCGGGTTACACGACACAAACTTGATGAACCCGTTAACGTGTGCCCACTACTCAGTGCCCATCCCACAGGCTATGAGGTAGAGCAGGGCTAGAGAGCTTAGACCTCTGGCTCCGACGACCAGAATCGAGGACTTTAGGAGGTTCGACTGGGCTTCGACCTCGAAAGATCCGTTGGGGACGACATCGGTGGAGATCGGAGGGAAAGAGCCATTGGGGACGACGCCGTTTTGGAGGGTTGCGTGGTGGAGCTCGGCTTTGAGAGCTGAAATTCGACGGTCTATATCAACTTTTGCGGCTTTGAGAGCCTGGAGCTCGTGGAGGATTCGAGAGGCCTCTCGGCCGTTAGACTCCATTGGGTTGGAATCGATGAACCCGTTAGAAGACGTGCTGTGTGAACTTCATGAAGACggtgaagtgaaaagaaaactagaaaagtgATGCTTGATGCGGCTAGGGTTTTCTGGTTTTGGTCCTTTTGGAGTCTTGGACCTAAagtgactttttttaaaataaataaataaataattgtgttAGCGGGTCAACCGGGGGGTTGACCCACCAAACACAATTATAAACGAGGTTATAATTGGGTTGACCCGACTATGACCAGAACCCAATAATGtcaaataaccaaaactctGTATTTTCGTGTGTCGTGTTCATACCGGGTTCGCGAATCGTATCAAAAATTACCAACCCTAATTGTATAGCAGTCGTATaacaatatattaaataatattatttttttgtcacaTTTTATTtgtcataactctctgctccgTTTCAACTTCACACATAAGAAGATGCTGTAAAGAGGTGTATTTGTCTCTATTTCAGACAAactcagttttttattttattttatgggaTTTACTAatgaatatatatgtgtgtgtgtgtgttttatttttcgcttaaaaaaatgttttgatatgatataaatatgaaaagtattttttttatggaatttactgattaaaatatatatatatatatataaaaggtattCCCACTTTGAAAAAATTCAATCAAATGTAGAGCGACTCTATacttacatttatttattttaaaaaaatagtggtCATGCGACTATTGTAGAGGGATGGCTGCCCGACCAACCTTGACCTTTTGTTGGGAAAAGTTATAGGTTACAAACTCGCAACCATGTCCCTTAAGGAATCAGAATAGTCGAAGcataagaagaaaattattcattaaaaaaaaaaaaaatagtattgaTTTGTACATCTCAAGCAAAAGACATtgggaaatgatatttacacttCTTGTGCACTacaactacactcacacaagacacattgACGTGGGGCTCACACATTGGGTCCCACCCCGATGTATCTTGTGTGAGTGTAATTGTTGTGAGGATGATGTATAAGTATCATTTTCTAAAGACATTTTACGATTGTTTCAGTCACCAATAAAAATGATTGTAAAGATTTTAATTATCCAAGTGTCGACAACCCAAAGACAGTTGTCTACGTTGAAGCAACACAGTCAGTCGATTCGGAGATGCTTTTGCCAAGTCGATTTCATTGCAATTACTATACTATACTATACTATACTATACTATACTATACTATACTATATATTTTAGTTTACAAAAAGCCACTTGTTCTTTTTGTTCTACCAATGCTCacattaaataattattttgagcCATTTGATTTGAGCCCAAACATTAGAAACAATCGGCTAAGGACTATGCCtaatgaagcggaggtcactagttcaaatcctCGTGTCATCATTAATTTCACTAACCACCACTATTTTTATGTGTTTATCTAATTGGTGTTTTTGTTTCATTCCCTTTGGCCAAACACCATAAATCTCGGCCACTTGGAGCCATTTGGTTTGAGAATTCTAAGCTCTCTAGGGTCCCCTTTAAAtagatttctttccttcttctttcttttcttcgttgttttttttttattcctattttatatatatatatatatatatatatatatatatatatatatatatatatatatatatatatatatatatatatatatatatatattttgacttGATTAACCGGATATATGATAGTAAGATGATAATTCTGATTTGTCTTTGAGGAATTAATTAATggcaacatatatattttgactTGATTAACCGGATATATGATAGTAAGATGATAATTCTGATTTGTCTTTGAGGAATTAATTAATGGCAACATTTCAGTTAAATGAATGGAGTGAGTGGTTTAAAAATCCGGTTGTATGGCAAATGTTAATTTTCATAATTGTATAGGAGTCGTATAAGAATGTAcgtactaaataacattatttttgtgtcatattagaacacttttttaaattaaagaaagaaaaaaaaaagaaaaaaaaaaaaaactctctccaaaacacttttttaaattagcATAGTGTAACAAAATTTGGTGACTATTGCTTACGGTTCTGCCTCATAGTTGTTTCATGTAGAGTAATGTTACACTTCACACCGAATGATATGGCGTGTTTTATGAGgtttatacttttatttatttttaatgtgcCTATAGCATTATTCTTTCTGCTAATTTGAAACCAATTAATAAAACGCTGAATTGATGTATTTTCATGTTCGTTTAAAAACATTTCTAGAGGTAAATAGAACCCAAACAAAACGGAGACACCAATAGCaaataggggtgggcaaattatccgactACCAACTACCGCCTACTTACCGCTTACCGCTTACCGCTTATCGAACTGACATCGACAGCCTACTGACTTTATCGACAAAGTTGACTTAACTAACTTAACCAATTTAACCGACTTAGCCGCCTACCGAACGTTTTATGGGCAAATTATCAGACTACCACCTACCGACTGCTTATTAAACTGATATCGACTACCTACCGACTCTACCGACAAAGTtggcttaaccgacttaaccaccAACCAAACCGACGCTCACCACTAATAGCAGACATTTTATTtgtcataactctctgctctgTTTCAACTTCACACATAAGAAGATGCCGTAAAGAGGTTAATTTTACGGCTATAGCCTATAAgtatttatttctatttcagGCAAACttggcttttgttttttttttttttttttttttttttttttttttttttttgcatataaaGTATAtctgttttgaaaaaattcaaacaaatgtAGAGTGACTCTatacttataatttatttattatttttttaaaaaaatagaggcCATGTGACTACTATTTGTGAAGAAGAGGAATGGCTGTCCGACCAACCTTGACCTTTTTGTTGGGGGAAGTCATAGGTTACAAACTCGCAACCATGTCCCTTAAGCAAACATAATAGTCGAAACATAAGAAGAAAATTAGTGAAATTATAAACATCTCAAGCAAAAGACATTTTACCATTGTTTCA encodes:
- the LOC133872260 gene encoding protein VAPYRIN-like isoform X1; protein product: MDRLISLEPSNLVPIRIEHGQKCSGELTLRNVMYTMPVAFRLQPLIKTRYTVRPQAGIISPLATLTIEIVYHLPPGSNLPHSFPHCDDSFLLHSVVVPGAAIKEPSSGFDAVPNDWFTTKKKQVFIDSGIKIMFVGSPVLAQLVADGSMDEIRDVLESSEVDSRAVDSVDVHGQTLLHLAIAQSRADLVQLLLEFEPDVEAQSRSGSSPLEAATVAGESLIVELLLAHRASTERSKSAASGPIHLAAGEGHVDVLRLLLLKGANVDALTNDGNTALHLAVEEGRKECARLLLASGARADVCNARQAGDTPLHIAASLGDEQMVKLLLQKGANKDIRNRIGKTAYEVAAEHGQNRLFDALKLGDSLCVAARKGEVRTIQRLVENGAAINGRDQHGWTALHRASFKGKINAVRALIERGIDIDAKDEDGYTALHCAVESGQTEVIELLVKKGADVEARTNKGVTPLQIAESLHYIGVTRILIHGGATKDNMILVPASGPVPFGNKKLAAKETEMGDLKKKKSGRARALRSSFDRSLPLAVL
- the LOC133872260 gene encoding protein VAPYRIN-like isoform X2; this translates as MDRLISLEPSNLVPIRIEHGQKCSGELTLRNVMYTMPVAFRLQPLIKTRYTVRPQAGIISPLATLTIEIVYHLPPGSNLPHSFPHCDDSFLLHSVVVPGAAIKEPSSGFDAVPNDWFTTKKKQVFIDSGIKIMFVGSPVLAQLVADGSMDEIRDVLESSEVDSRAVDSVDVHGQTLLHLAIAQSRADLVQLLLEFEPDVEAQSRSGSSPLEAATVAGESLIVELLLAHRASTERSKSAASGPIHLAAGEGHVDVLRLLLLKGANVDALTNDGNTALHLAVEEGRKECARLLLASGARADVCNARQGDTPLHIAASLGDEQMVKLLLQKGANKDIRNRIGKTAYEVAAEHGQNRLFDALKLGDSLCVAARKGEVRTIQRLVENGAAINGRDQHGWTALHRASFKGKINAVRALIERGIDIDAKDEDGYTALHCAVESGQTEVIELLVKKGADVEARTNKGVTPLQIAESLHYIGVTRILIHGGATKDNMILVPASGPVPFGNKKLAAKETEMGDLKKKKSGRARALRSSFDRSLPLAVL